The Mucilaginibacter rubeus genomic interval CTGATGTTCCCGAATCATATGCGAGCAGCGTAAACACCGGTAACGATGTTAAGATCTTAATTCCGGATGCTAACGATTCATTAGTTACCAAAGTAACATTTGCCGCTAAAGCTATTGACGCTACATCACGTAGTTTTGGTGTTGAGATTAAACTGCCGGTACGCAGCACATTGCGCCCTAACATGACAGCTATTTTAAAAATAGCCGACTATTCAAAAAATAACACCATCTCTGTACCTGTAAAAGCGGTACAGAAGTCAGAAACCGGCGACCATGTTTTTGTAAACCAGAATGGTATTGCAAAACAGGTAAACGTAAAATCAGGTATTACTTATGGCGGCCAAACCGAGATATTATCAGGTTTGAAAGCCGGCGACCAATTGATAGTTGAAGGCGCAACAGAGGTTGAAGACGGCGATAAAGTCAAAGTTGTTCAATCGGCCAATTAGTTATTAACCAATTGATCTGTTCATTATGAAAGATGTAAAGAAAGAATTTGGCCCTTCAAGTTGGGCTATTGATAACAAAACGGCCATTTATGTGCTCATGTTCCTGATCACGGTGCTTGGCCTTGTAAGTTATAACCGCTTGCCTAAGGAAAACTTTCCGGATATAGCACAATCAAAGGTGTTTATCACAACAACCTTTGCCGGTCAGTCTCCGCAAAATATCGAGAACCTGGTAACACGCCAGATAGAAAAGCAGCTGAAATCATTAAAGGGATTGAAGAAAGTGACTTCAAACTCGGTTCAGAATGTTTCTATTATTACTGCCGAATTTCAGGCTAATATTGATATCAAGGATGCAAAAATAGACGTAAAGGATAAGATTGACCAAGCCAAGAAGGATCTCCCGCAAAATGATAATAATTATACCGATCCTGTTGTTTCGGATATTAACGTTGCCGATCTGCCTATTTTATATATCAATATTTCAGGTAATTATGATCTGAAAAAGCTAAAGGAATATGCTGATATATTAAAAGATGAAATTGAAAGCTACAAGGAAATTTCAAAAGTTGATGAGGTAGGTGCTTTAACTCCTGAAATACAGGTTAATGTTGATATGAACAAGATGGCTGCCGCGCAACTAAGCCTGCCGGACATTAGTACAGCCATTGGTTACGAAAATATATTGTCATCAACAGGTACTGCTAAAACCGACGGCGTTCGCAGAACCATTGATATTAAGCAGGATTTTAAAAATGCCGATGAAGTGGCTGCCATGGTGATCCGTAACCCTAAAGGGCAGGCTGTTTATTTAAGGGATATTGCCGAGGTTAAGGACTCGTTTTTAGAGCAGGAAAGTTATGCAAGGTTAAAAACCAATGATAATCCTAACTTCAAAAATGTAATTACCCTTAACGTAAGTAAAAGGGCGGGCGAAAACCTGATTGAGGCTTCTGATAAGATCAACGAGTTGATCAAATTGAAGCAGAAAACGGTTTTCCCTAAAGGCTTGGATATTGTTGTTACGGGCGATCAGTCAGATAAAACGCGTACAACACTTAATGACTTAATTAACACCATCGTTATCGGCTTCCTTTTGGTTACCGTTATCCTGATGTTTTTTATGGGCACAACCAATGCTATTTTCGTAGCATTATCTGTACCCTTGTCATGTTTTATTGCGTTCCTGGTGATGCCTGCCATTGGTTTTACACTCAATATGATCGTGTTATTCTCGTTCCTGCTGGCGCTGGGTATTGTGGTGGACGACGCCATCGTAGTAATAGAGAACACACACCGTATTTTTGCCAATGGGAAAGTGCCAATTAAAGAGGCTGCTAAAATGGCGGCAGGAGAGGTGTTCCTTCCGGTATTTTCAGGTACCATGACCACTTTGGCTCCGTTCGTGCCATTGGCTTTCTGGAACAGTTTAATTGGGCATTTCATGTTCTTCCTGCCAATTACATTGATCATTACTTTGTTGGCATCGTTAGTGGTAGCTTATATCATCAACCCTGTATTCGCGGTTGATTTCATGAGGCCTCACCATGACGGCGAGCATGATCATCCTAAATTTGACAGGCCTACAAAAAGAGCCATGATATTTTTGGCGATTGCTGCAGTTATTGGCTACCTGATGAACGTTGGCATTGGAAACCTGATGGTGTTGATCATGGTATTGTACCTGATTAACCATTTCTTCCTGCTGCGCGTTATCGATAGGTTCCAGAAAAATGCCTGGCCTAAATTTCAAAACTGGTATGCCAAATGGCTTGAGCGTGCCGTACGCAGGCCGGTAACCGTTCTGGTCGGAACTATCGGCTTATTTATTTTTGCAATTTTCCTGATGGCCGTACGGGGTAAAACGCCCGAATTTTTTCCATCGGGCGACCCTAACTTTGCCTATGTGTACATTACTTTGCCTATCGGTACCGATCAGGCTTATACCAATGAAGTAACCAAACAGATAGAAAAGCGCGTTGCACAAGTAGTTGAGCCTGATAAGGATATCGTGTCGTCAGTTATTTCAAACGTAACAAAAGGGGTTACCGATCCTACTGATGAAGATCAGGGCGATTATGAAAATAAAGGTAAGGTTACCGTAGCGTTTGTTGAATTTGGTAAACGTAACGGTAAGGATACCAAAAAGGTATTAGCCAACATCCGTGCGGCTGTACAAGGGATTCCCGGTGCAAAAATAGCTGTTGCACAGGAGAGCAGCGGTCCTCCGGTACAAAAAGATATCAGTATTGAGATAGTGGGTGATAACCTGGATACGCTGGTTGCTACCGGCAACAGGCTTAAAAGTTATTTGGCTAAGCAAAATATTGCTGGTATCGAAAACCTGATTGCCGACGTGCAAAGCGATAAGCCAGAAATTGTGTTTGATATAGATCGTGAGCGTGCTAACCGTGAGGGAGTATCTTCTCAGCAAATCAATCAAAACCTGTTTACCGCAATTTATGGTTGGAAGGCAGCCGATTTTCGCAATACCCGCGAGGACGATTATAAAATCATGGTAAGGACCTTGCCAAGTCAGCGCAGTAATATTGATGAGATCAAAAACCTGAAAATTACATACCGTGATATGGCCATGAGTGGCGCGATACGCCAGGTGCCAATATCGGCTTTCACTGATGTGCGCTATACCACCACTTACAGTAATATCAAACGTAAACAACAGCGTAGGGTGTTAACGCTTGGCTCAAATGTAATTAAGCCAAATAATCCTAACGAGGTTAATGCCAATATCCTTAAAGCGATAAATAACTTTAAGAGGCCGGATAATGTGACTATTCGTCAGGGCGGTGGCCAGGAAGACCAGATGGAGGCCATGACCTTTTTGTTGTCGGCACTTGCAGTATCTTTCGGGTTGATCTTGGTTATTTTGATGATCCAGTTCAACTCAATCGGTAAAACGCTTATCATTATTAGCGAGATCTTCTTTAGTATTATAGGTGTATTGCTGGGCGTCAGTGTGTTCGGTATGACCATGTCTATCGTAATGACCGGCGTTGGTATCATCGCTTTAGCGGGTGTGGTTGTTCGTAACGGTATCTTACTGGTTGAGTTTACTGATATGCTGCTTGAACAGGGCGTGAGCATTCACGATGCAGTAGTTGAAGCCGGCCATACCCGTATGACACCGGTATTACTTACAGCAACTGCCGCTATTTTAGGTTTGATACCGCTGGCGGTTGGTTTCAATATCGACTTCGTAGGTTTGTTTACCCATTTCGAACCGCATATCCACTTTGGCGGCGATAACGTTGCTTTCTGGGGCCCATTGGCGTGGACAATGATCTTCGGTTTGGGGTTTGCTACGGTTATTACACTGATACTTGTACCTTGTTTATACCTGATCCGTTATAACCTTAAAGCAAGGTTATTCGGCAAAAAATCTGTTGAACCTAAACATGCGGCGGTGTTAGAACCAGAAGTAGTTTAAAATAAGGCTAATAGATATAGAAACGGCCATGTTAAGTTAGCATGGCCGTTTTTGTTATACCAGGTTTTAATATTTGAATTTATTGATGATGCCTTTTAAGCGTAATTGCTTAACCAGTTTGTTGAATTTGCGTTCATGTTTGCCGCCTGCATCTAAGGCATCAAAAGCTAATCCCGCTGCAACTGCATACACCGCATGATGTAATGCATCTATAGCGATGGCTTGTGACTTTTCTTCTGTGATAGGAGGAGCAGCTTTAAATTTAGGTAACATTACCAACGCTGTACCCCAAATAGCAGTAAAATGTACCGCGGTTGCCGGCCAGCCTTTAAGCCCGGTTAGTGATAATAAGCCGCGTGAAACTCCCCATATTGTACCATAAGTCCAATGAATTTCCTGTGATAGTTTGGGTTTTTCCTCTTCTGTAGCAGGTTTAACCCCTGTAGTTTCTTCAGCTACTTTGAGTGTTGCTTCGCTTGGCTTACGTTTAGTTATTTTCATTTCTATCATTTGCGATAGCGTAATGGCCGCCGTTGCCGCGAGCCCCGCCAAAAGGCCTTTTCCAATGGCTGAGCCAAGTTGGCCAAGGGCATTGTTTTCATGTATTCTCATAGTTTTTAATGTTGATGTGTTTAAATAACACGCGCATTTGATAATTGATTTGTATTTTTAATCAGAACATTACGGGGTATTGTTAGTTCTTTAAAAAATGTTTTGAAGCAAATGAAACTTAAAATATCACAACCATTTTGGCCGGTGATTGGCATCGGTACATTAGCCGGAATGCGTACCTTATCGGCTCCTGTTATAACTACTCATATACTTAGTACTCATCCATCAAAAAAACTGGAGAAATCGCCGTTGAGATTCATGCAATCAACAACCGTAGCAGCTGTTTTGAAGGTCTTATCGGTTACCGAGCTTATCGCCGATAAATTACCATCAACACCGAACCGAATAGAGCCGGCAGGCGTAGCCGGCAGAGGTTTGTCAGGTGCTTTGGCCGGTGCAAGTATTTATAAAGCTGTTGGTGGTAAAGCCTTAGCCGGAGCATTGATAGGAGGGGCGACAGCAATAGCGGCAACCTACGCAAGCTATTATCTACGCAAAAATATAGTTAAGGCTAACCATGTCGCCGATCCGTTGATTGGCGCAGCCGAAGACGCTTTGGTAATTGGGGCGGGCATCAGCTTAAGCAAATTGGTTTAAGCTCCTGTGGCAGGTTGAATATATTTTTCAAGTTCGCCCAAGTTGCTGAGTTCGTTACGTGAACGCGGCAAGCTGCCGGGGAAATTCTTTTGGATAAAAGTGATGAGGTTTTCGCGGATATAGCAACGCAGGTCGAAAGCGTTTGACGAGGTGCTTGCGCTCATCAATACCCTGATTTCGATAGTATGCTCCCGTACGTCGGTTACCTGTACTACTTTAACCCGTTTATCCCAAAGGGGGGATTTTACAATCAACCGCTCAAACTCCTCACGGATGGCATCAACCGGAACGGTGTGGTCCATATATAAAAATACAGTGCCCAATATATCCGCAGAAGTGCGCGTCCAGTTTTGAAAAGGCTTTTGGATAAAATAATTGATGGGCAGTATCAGTCGCCGTTCGTCCCAGATCTTTAGTACAACATAAGTGAGGGTAATCTCTTCTACACGGCCCCATTCGCCTTCAACAACCAAAACATCATCAATGCGGATAGGTTGCGTAAAGGCTATCTGAAAACCGGCCAAAAGGTTGCCTAACGAGCTTTGTGCCGCGAAACCAACAATGATACCACCTATACCAACACCTGTGAGCAGGCCTGTACCTATCTTACGCATACTTTCAAAACTAAGCAGGATAATAGCAATAGTCAAGAAGATGATAGTTACCACGATGATCTTGCGGATAAACTGAATCTGCGTTCGCACCTTACGTTCTTTCAGGTTATCAACCTTATTAAGGTCGTAAGTGTGATAGATGTAATCTTCCAAAATGCGAACAGAGCGCACAATAAGGCCTGCAAATGATATGGTAAGCAAGATCTCTATGGTTTTATCAAGCGGCTGATAATAGAGTTTGTTCATCCGCAGTAACGGCGACAGTAGATTAAACAGGAATAGCGGTATAAAATAAGCTACTGCCGGGCCAAGGTTTACAATTATTGATCGTAGTATGGAGTAGTCAGTGTCTTTGCGTTGAGCGTAGATCCGGAATAATTTTGTAATGATAAATTTAGTGACGAGACCAATAAGTATTGCCGAAGCGATAATGATTAAATTCCAGGCAAAGGCGGGAATCCGTTGCGAAAACTCAAGCAAATCGGGTGGTAATCTGTTTCCAATATCCATAATCAAAAAATTGGTGTCCCCTATAAAATAGTTGGAATGTAAAATTGTTTTAGCAAATGCCCTGCGGAAGGGTGTTGCTACATTTATTTGATGAATTTTTGATAGTTTTGTTAAAAAAGTCAGGAAATCGATTGTATTGACTTATTTGTTTACCTGTTTTTAAGCAAAATTTTTCACATGGCAGCAGCTAATGACCAGCAGGATATTAAAAGGGAGAAAATTTTAGAGGCCTCGCACCAGCGTTTTTTACATTATGGTTATTCAAAAACAACCATGAACGAAATAGCCGGTGACTTATCCATGTCAAAAGCTTTGCTTTATTATTATTTCCCGGATAAAAGTCAGCTGTACATTGCCGTAATGCGCAAGCTTGCTACCGACTATCTAAAAACGCTTGAGAACAGGTTAGATAGCTTTACTAACTTAAAAGAGGCATTCAATTTCCAGGTAAATACCCACCACGAGTTTATCGTTAATAACTATAACTTTTTTGATTTTTTCAGGCTTAATGAACAAAACCTGCCCGAAACCATCTGGCAAATAGTGGGCGAAGTGCATAGTGCCGAATTGAACCTGTTAAGTAATGCGATTAAGATTGAAGTTGAGAAAGGTGCGATAAAGCCGGTAAACAACCCTGAAGAGATTGTTGACGTATTGATGGATGCTCTACATGGTATCAGGGTTGGGGCCATATCTCAAAAGAAAACCAACTTCCCACGTAAGGAACACCTCGAAGAAATCCACACCAAAAAACTGCTTCTGCTTGATATTTTTATCAAGGGGCTAATGGCCTAAAGTCATCTGAAGGTATAAAAAGCCTGTACTGTCAGTTAGCCGTCAAATGAATTGCCGGTTTAATACTGTGCCTGCTACTTATGGGTATATTTGTGTCTGCAAGTAATCTAACAGGCTGGTAATTACCTTTTTGTTTAATTATTTACAGATACTTCTTTTTTAAGAGGTGATTGTTTTAGAGTGATTTAGCCCGCGTAGCTTTTTGCCGCGCGGGCTTTTTATGCGCTGATATTTGTGTTAATTTCGATATTGCCAATCAGTATTTTATGAACCGGACAAGCGTTCGCTATTTTAAGTAACCTGTCCCGTTGCTCATCATTAACTTCGCCTTTAAAACTGAGTTTGGTTTCTATACGTGTGCCGCTTAAAGTTTTATACATCTCAATATCAGCTTTAATTTCTTCTACCGGCCACATTTTCCGGTCGATATACATGCGCAGGGTAATAACGGTACAACTTGCAAGGCTGGCCAGCAATAAGCTGAACGGGTTCATGCCGGTGTTGCTGCCATTGGCTTTTAAAGGTTCGTCGGTGATGAGCCCGTGGCCGCCGCTATTAACTATTGTTTGATACTGAGTATGCCCTATAAATGCTGTGGCACTTTCAATCAACTCAATTCCGGTTTCTTCCATAAAGCCATTATATAAAATTTACGGTTAGTCTTTAGTCTAAAGTCATAAGTTCCAAGTTAAAAAGTCAAGGAACCTGATTCTTGATTTTCGACTTAATGCTTCTGACTTTATTTATTCAGAGCTTTCGTTAATATCTACCAGTGCCCAGCTTTTTTTAAGGTATTTAGGGCCACCGTTGTACTTCAGCAGTACCTCAAAATTGGTTCGGTTTGTTTCGCCTTTGCTACCTTTCGAAAGTACGTATGATTTAATGATAAAAATAGAATCGGCCTTTTTACCAAACTGGTATTTATCATCGGGGAACGAAATATTGCTGTTACGTATGGTTGGCGTAACAAATTCAGTAGCTATTTTAAAAGCGTCTTCGGCAGTGGGTGCTTTACTGAACGAAAGTACTTCTGAAACGCCACCCGATGTAGCAAATTTGGCCATAATAAATATAAATATCAGGCCGGCAATCACAATGGCGTACACGCCTTTCATAGCACGCTTTTTTTTAAGGTGCTTTTCCTTAAGGTAAGTTTGAGTCATTAGTTTAAAAAAGGGTGCGATAAAAGTAGCAATTTAATTGATGAATAAAAGCAACCCTTTGTTAAACAGCCCTTATGGCTGATGGCCGAAGAATAAGTAAGCGATAAAGATAGCCGCGATAACCCCGGCCAGATCGGCTATAAGTCCGGCCGGAATAGCGTAGCGCGATTTTTTAATGCCTACCGAACCAAAGTATAGCGCCACAATATAAAAGGTAGTATCCGCCGAACCGTTGAAGATTCCGGCAAGTCGCCCGGCAAATTTATCAACACCGAAGTTTTGCATCACCGTTATCATCATGCCTTTGGAGCCCGATCCGCTGAGCGGTTTTAAATAGGCAACCGGCATCGCGTCAACAAAGCGAGTATCTAAATGGAATTGTACACAAATCCAGCGCAGCCCTTCATTCATGTAATCCAATGCGCCGCAACTCCTGAAAACGCTGATACCAACCAGCATGGCTACCAGGTAGGGGATTATCTTTACCGATGTTTCAAAGCCGCCTTTAGCACCTTCAACAAAAACTTCAAATACATTTACCTTTTTTATAAGTCCGCCAACAATGAATATCACCGGTATGGTAAACAGCATTACATTGCTGATAACGGATGATACCGTACTAATTTGTTCTTTAGTTAGCTGAGTAGTAAAGTACCATACAACCAGTGTAATAAAAGCTGTAACGCCGCCAAGCCAGCCAATAATTACCCTGTCAAAAAGATTGATTTTTTGTTTAATAGCTACTGCGATCAGGCCCACAACGGTAGCCACATAAGTAGCAATAATACAAGGTAAAAACACCTCGGCAGGATCTTTAGAGTTTAAGATAGCCCTTTGCGCGATGATCGTGACCGGTAATAATTGTAAGCCGGAAGTATGCAGCACCAGGAACATGATCTGGGCATTTGACGCGGTTTCCTTATCGGGATTTAGTTCCTGCAGGCTGCCCATAGCTTTTAAGCCAAGTGGGGTGGCCGCGTTATCCAGCCCCATTAAATTGGCCGAAAAGTTCATCATCATCTGACCGGTAGCAGGGTGATCTTTAGGCACATCCGGAAACAAACGACTAAAAAATGGCCTGACTATTCGCGATAAAAAATTGATGGCCCCGGCTTTTTCGCCAATATTCAGAATACCGAGCCAGAACGCCATAGAACCGATTAATGGCAAGGCGATATCCATTACCGACGACTTAGATGAATTGAACAATCCTTCAACCAATAATTTGAAAGCTTCTGTATCGCCAAAAAAAACTAATTTTATGAGTGAAACTACAAATGCAATTACAAAAAAAGCTATCCAGATATAGTTAAGCGCCATAGTAATGTTTAAGGCTCTGAAGTTAGTGCTTTTGCTGTTTAATATGAAATGCTCATATTTTTATACCACTTATAAAATAGATAAATGAACGAGGCGATTAATAAACTCAGCCAAATTATTGACGATGTACGACTGTTAAAGGGACAGGATATCGATTGGACTTATAAAACATCGCCTGCCAAATGGTCAAAAAAAGAAGTGATAGGTCATTTGATTGACAGCGCCCAGATCAACCTGCAACGTTTTGTTCGCTGCACTTATGAAGAGAACTTCAGGCTCACCTATGAGCAGGTGGAGTGGGTTGCTGCTGCTCATTACCAGGACGCGGATATCAACGAACTGATTGAACTTTGGGCATTGTTAAACTTGCAAATTATACGGGTTTTGAATAATTATCCTCCCGATAGGTTAAACGCCCGTTGTGATAACAGCAAACAGGAGCCAAACCTGCAAACGGTTGAATGGCTTGCCGCCGATTACGTTGACCATATGTTACATCACCTGAAAGATATATTGTAATGGCTGGCTATTCGGGTACACCTTTGGCGAAAAAACTTGGCATAAAAGCAGGAGCAAGATTAATGCTGATCAACGCGCCCGAGCATTACATCGATTTGTTTACCGATATGCCTCCTGATGTTTATTTTACTGCCGATGTTTCGCATGAAAATGATGTGATCCATTTCTTTAGCAAAAGCGCAGATGAATATCGTGCTAAACTCCCGGAGTTCATGAAACAAATAAAGCAGGATGGCATGATCTGGGTTTCCTGGCCCAAAAAGGCATCAAAGGTAGTCACTGATCTTACCGAAGATTTGATCAGGAATTTTGCCCTGCAAATTGGCCTGGTTGATATTAAAGTTTGCGCAGTTGATGAGGTTTGGTCAGGTTTAAAGCTGGTTATACCTGTTAAAAGCAGAAAATATATAACATAGGTCATTTTTTACTAAAACCGATTAAACAACAGTAGTGTGTTTTAGCATAAGCACTTAATTATATAACTTAGCGCAATAATACCAGATAATATGGCTCAGATTGAATTAAAACGTGTACATGGCGATTTTGGCTTCGAAGCTGTTGACGCTAATGGACACACAGTAAAAATGGACAGTAGTCCGGAAAGTGGCGGCCAGGATTTTGGTATCCGCCCAATGCAGATGCTTTTAATGGGCCTTGCCGGTTGTTCTGCAATTGACGTGATTAGTATCCTAAAAAAACAACGCCAGGAAATAACCGACTATAAAATGGTGGTTAATGGCGAGCGTGAGGCCGGTAAAGAGCCTTCACTATGGGAAGATGTGGATATTGAATTTCATATCTATGGTAATGTTGATGAAGATAAAGCCGTACGTGCTGCCGAGCTTTCTATCAACAAATACTGTTCTGTTGCTGCAACGCTTTCAAAGGCTGGTGCGGCAATTAAATGGAAGGTGATTGTTCACCCGGCCCAATAATAAAATTTATTACGAATAAAAAATACCAGATGGCGGAACAGGAAGTCCCTATTAAAACAGTGCACCTGTTCCCCCTTTTGGATCAAAAGCTGATAGAACTGCTTAAGTCGCTATCGGCCGAAGAGTGGAATAAGCCAACATTGGCAAAGCTTTGGACGGTGAAGGATATTGCCGCCCATTTGCTTGATGGCAACATGCGTGTTATTTCCTTGTCGCAGCAATTTATCGGCGATCCCCCGTCAATCCCCATCAATAATTACAGCGATTTAGTTGATTTTTTGAATGGCTTAAATGCAACCTGGGTAAAAGCCATGAGGCGTGTGAGCCCGCAATTGTTAATCGAACTTTTAGAAGCGACGGGCCGGCAATACAGCGAAATAATGTCAAAAGCCGATCTGCTTGCACCCGCGCCATTTTCTGTAGCCTGGGCAGGAGAGGAGGAGTCTGTTAATTGGTTTCACATTGCCCGCGAATACACCGAAAAGTTTCATCATCAGCAACAAATTCGCGAAGCTGTTGGTAAGCAGGGTATTATTACAGCCGAGTTATTCTACCCCTGTATTGATACATTTATGCGCGGGCTTCCGCATGCTTATCGTACTGTTATTGCCAATGCCGGTGCGGTAATCCAGGTTACCATAAGCGGTGAAGCCGGAGGCGACTGGTTCCTGCTCAAAACTGCCGATGGCTGGATGCTTACCCAAAACACCGGTTCTGCGCCGGATACTAAGATTACACTGTCGCCCGATATTGCCTGGAAAGTATTTACAAAAGGTATCGATCCACAAACCGCGTTGGATTCATCTCATGTCAGCGGAAATATTAACCTGGGCGAAAATCTGTTCAATATGGTTGCCGTAATGGCTTAACAACTATTTTGTTTATTTACTCCTTATCTGTACAAAACTGTATTGTTTTTAACTCATTAACCATTTGGTACAAAAAGTTAAATAATAGATACAAATTACGTATTTCAACTAATCTGAATTGTATCATAAAAGTATCGTTGTTTCGCTTAGTTAATCAACGGTTTATATTAAATTTTTACTTTATTTTTTCGATTTG includes:
- a CDS encoding efflux RND transporter permease subunit, whose product is MKDVKKEFGPSSWAIDNKTAIYVLMFLITVLGLVSYNRLPKENFPDIAQSKVFITTTFAGQSPQNIENLVTRQIEKQLKSLKGLKKVTSNSVQNVSIITAEFQANIDIKDAKIDVKDKIDQAKKDLPQNDNNYTDPVVSDINVADLPILYINISGNYDLKKLKEYADILKDEIESYKEISKVDEVGALTPEIQVNVDMNKMAAAQLSLPDISTAIGYENILSSTGTAKTDGVRRTIDIKQDFKNADEVAAMVIRNPKGQAVYLRDIAEVKDSFLEQESYARLKTNDNPNFKNVITLNVSKRAGENLIEASDKINELIKLKQKTVFPKGLDIVVTGDQSDKTRTTLNDLINTIVIGFLLVTVILMFFMGTTNAIFVALSVPLSCFIAFLVMPAIGFTLNMIVLFSFLLALGIVVDDAIVVIENTHRIFANGKVPIKEAAKMAAGEVFLPVFSGTMTTLAPFVPLAFWNSLIGHFMFFLPITLIITLLASLVVAYIINPVFAVDFMRPHHDGEHDHPKFDRPTKRAMIFLAIAAVIGYLMNVGIGNLMVLIMVLYLINHFFLLRVIDRFQKNAWPKFQNWYAKWLERAVRRPVTVLVGTIGLFIFAIFLMAVRGKTPEFFPSGDPNFAYVYITLPIGTDQAYTNEVTKQIEKRVAQVVEPDKDIVSSVISNVTKGVTDPTDEDQGDYENKGKVTVAFVEFGKRNGKDTKKVLANIRAAVQGIPGAKIAVAQESSGPPVQKDISIEIVGDNLDTLVATGNRLKSYLAKQNIAGIENLIADVQSDKPEIVFDIDRERANREGVSSQQINQNLFTAIYGWKAADFRNTREDDYKIMVRTLPSQRSNIDEIKNLKITYRDMAMSGAIRQVPISAFTDVRYTTTYSNIKRKQQRRVLTLGSNVIKPNNPNEVNANILKAINNFKRPDNVTIRQGGGQEDQMEAMTFLLSALAVSFGLILVILMIQFNSIGKTLIIISEIFFSIIGVLLGVSVFGMTMSIVMTGVGIIALAGVVVRNGILLVEFTDMLLEQGVSIHDAVVEAGHTRMTPVLLTATAAILGLIPLAVGFNIDFVGLFTHFEPHIHFGGDNVAFWGPLAWTMIFGLGFATVITLILVPCLYLIRYNLKARLFGKKSVEPKHAAVLEPEVV
- a CDS encoding DUF4126 family protein; the encoded protein is MKLKISQPFWPVIGIGTLAGMRTLSAPVITTHILSTHPSKKLEKSPLRFMQSTTVAAVLKVLSVTELIADKLPSTPNRIEPAGVAGRGLSGALAGASIYKAVGGKALAGALIGGATAIAATYASYYLRKNIVKANHVADPLIGAAEDALVIGAGISLSKLV
- a CDS encoding mechanosensitive ion channel family protein, which codes for MDIGNRLPPDLLEFSQRIPAFAWNLIIIASAILIGLVTKFIITKLFRIYAQRKDTDYSILRSIIVNLGPAVAYFIPLFLFNLLSPLLRMNKLYYQPLDKTIEILLTISFAGLIVRSVRILEDYIYHTYDLNKVDNLKERKVRTQIQFIRKIIVVTIIFLTIAIILLSFESMRKIGTGLLTGVGIGGIIVGFAAQSSLGNLLAGFQIAFTQPIRIDDVLVVEGEWGRVEEITLTYVVLKIWDERRLILPINYFIQKPFQNWTRTSADILGTVFLYMDHTVPVDAIREEFERLIVKSPLWDKRVKVVQVTDVREHTIEIRVLMSASTSSNAFDLRCYIRENLITFIQKNFPGSLPRSRNELSNLGELEKYIQPATGA
- a CDS encoding TetR/AcrR family transcriptional regulator, with amino-acid sequence MAAANDQQDIKREKILEASHQRFLHYGYSKTTMNEIAGDLSMSKALLYYYFPDKSQLYIAVMRKLATDYLKTLENRLDSFTNLKEAFNFQVNTHHEFIVNNYNFFDFFRLNEQNLPETIWQIVGEVHSAELNLLSNAIKIEVEKGAIKPVNNPEEIVDVLMDALHGIRVGAISQKKTNFPRKEHLEEIHTKKLLLLDIFIKGLMA
- a CDS encoding OsmC family protein is translated as MEETGIELIESATAFIGHTQYQTIVNSGGHGLITDEPLKANGSNTGMNPFSLLLASLASCTVITLRMYIDRKMWPVEEIKADIEMYKTLSGTRIETKLSFKGEVNDEQRDRLLKIANACPVHKILIGNIEINTNISA
- a CDS encoding nucleoside recognition domain-containing protein, with protein sequence MALNYIWIAFFVIAFVVSLIKLVFFGDTEAFKLLVEGLFNSSKSSVMDIALPLIGSMAFWLGILNIGEKAGAINFLSRIVRPFFSRLFPDVPKDHPATGQMMMNFSANLMGLDNAATPLGLKAMGSLQELNPDKETASNAQIMFLVLHTSGLQLLPVTIIAQRAILNSKDPAEVFLPCIIATYVATVVGLIAVAIKQKINLFDRVIIGWLGGVTAFITLVVWYFTTQLTKEQISTVSSVISNVMLFTIPVIFIVGGLIKKVNVFEVFVEGAKGGFETSVKIIPYLVAMLVGISVFRSCGALDYMNEGLRWICVQFHLDTRFVDAMPVAYLKPLSGSGSKGMMITVMQNFGVDKFAGRLAGIFNGSADTTFYIVALYFGSVGIKKSRYAIPAGLIADLAGVIAAIFIAYLFFGHQP
- a CDS encoding DinB family protein, producing the protein MNEAINKLSQIIDDVRLLKGQDIDWTYKTSPAKWSKKEVIGHLIDSAQINLQRFVRCTYEENFRLTYEQVEWVAAAHYQDADINELIELWALLNLQIIRVLNNYPPDRLNARCDNSKQEPNLQTVEWLAADYVDHMLHHLKDIL
- a CDS encoding DUF3052 family protein, which codes for MAGYSGTPLAKKLGIKAGARLMLINAPEHYIDLFTDMPPDVYFTADVSHENDVIHFFSKSADEYRAKLPEFMKQIKQDGMIWVSWPKKASKVVTDLTEDLIRNFALQIGLVDIKVCAVDEVWSGLKLVIPVKSRKYIT
- a CDS encoding OsmC family protein, with protein sequence MAQIELKRVHGDFGFEAVDANGHTVKMDSSPESGGQDFGIRPMQMLLMGLAGCSAIDVISILKKQRQEITDYKMVVNGEREAGKEPSLWEDVDIEFHIYGNVDEDKAVRAAELSINKYCSVAATLSKAGAAIKWKVIVHPAQ
- a CDS encoding maleylpyruvate isomerase N-terminal domain-containing protein, giving the protein MAEQEVPIKTVHLFPLLDQKLIELLKSLSAEEWNKPTLAKLWTVKDIAAHLLDGNMRVISLSQQFIGDPPSIPINNYSDLVDFLNGLNATWVKAMRRVSPQLLIELLEATGRQYSEIMSKADLLAPAPFSVAWAGEEESVNWFHIAREYTEKFHHQQQIREAVGKQGIITAELFYPCIDTFMRGLPHAYRTVIANAGAVIQVTISGEAGGDWFLLKTADGWMLTQNTGSAPDTKITLSPDIAWKVFTKGIDPQTALDSSHVSGNINLGENLFNMVAVMA